The sequence below is a genomic window from Macadamia integrifolia cultivar HAES 741 chromosome 1, SCU_Mint_v3, whole genome shotgun sequence.
AACAGATGGGACACATAAATCCAACGCAGACAACTTCAAAAGTGATGCCCTAGAACCCTTGCGAACCGTGGTGAGCTAGTCGCGTTGATGCCTCCAACGATTGACCCAATAGCTTGTTGGCCATTATCTAACATATAAATGAATTCTTCAACACCGAAGAATGGCAAGGCGGAAAGAACGGTACTGCAGATGGTGAGAAAAAGTAATAGAATTGCTGCAAGCACGGAAAGGATCGCCCATGGACTGCTGCAATATTTGCGCTTGAAATTCGCTATCCACTTGTGACAATGCCAATTATAATAATCATTCAAATTTTTGCAGCGAGTATTATAACAGAACTTATTATCGATTGAAATTTCTCTGCAGAGATTATTGAATAGAGACGACACCTCCCCATTATCACCCAGGTGATTCTTAATAATTCCACGACGAATAAGAAGTGCCACATCATCAGCAGTGTTAATAAGGTGATCCATCAAGAGTGCATATGATGTTATGTGGTGCCTACCTTCAAAACTTTGTTGCTCGTAAGCAATGAGGTTTCGGAAAAAGCAATCTGTGTAGTCATCAACACATAGTGTAGGGATTTCAAATTCTCCTTTGTCAAAGTTTATCTCCAACAACTTATAATTTCGTGAAGCTTTAAAATTAATACCGGAACGCCGGAGCTCCGTCGCACATGGCAGAGATACTAGTGCTTCTGTACTTGAATCTTGCTCTGTCGGCGCACCATCGAGTAGTGTGCAGCTTAAGAGATCCAGTAAATGCTTGTGTGTATTATTGGTGATTTGAGGATACTTCTTTACACCATTCAAATCCGCAAAGAAATTGAGAGCCAATTCGATGAGTGAGAATGTATCACACTTAGGACACTTACTTAGCCCGAATAACTTTTCAAGAACAGACATGGGTATTTGATTTTCAAGCAATACCAAGTCACGTACAATCCTTGTTCTCCTTAATTTGGAGTTGAATATGGGATCATTATCATCTACCTCAACAACATGTGAACATTTCCGAAATAACTCAATGATGAACAAGCCATCAATGAGCATCATTTCTAGGAagttttcttctttgttatttAAGCTATTGATGGGCTCTGAGTAACACTTACGGGGATCAGTTTGTAACTCCTTAAGAGCTTTCACATAACTTTCCAGACTGGGTGTTTCACTTGTTCTATCAAGCAGTGCCTTTACGTATCGCCACTTAACGTCTTCCATGTCTTGCATCTGCAAGTTTTCCCTGACAGCGTCACGGTGATAAGGGCCGATGGAGACAGTATCCGGCGTGTAGGCATCTTCGTTTAATTTGCGAATTCTTTTGTCAACTCTGAAAATGCAAGAAGTTGGCAACGAGGAGGGATTGGAGGTCAGAAGAAGCTTTTCTCTGAGATGCTCAATATTTATAGAAGAGCTCTCTGATCTCGTCATTCTATCTGTCCGATTCATACCAAAGATCAAAAACCCGTTAGATATGGAATTGAAAATGTAATTATATTTTAGCACAAAACAAATAGTTTTGCCACATACCTCAGTACTGCAGTGCAGATACccaaaagatgaaaattttccCTTCTAGGTTTCTTGCAGTTTTAGACAAGGACGAAAGTTTTAAAAACCTGATCAAGGTTATAATACACCCGAAGAAAACCGAGTAGAACAAATGGAAGATATTGCATGCTTCTCTTACCTTCTGTAATTCATGCTAGCTAGTATTTATAGTGCTTCTCGTACTCAAAAggcctattattattatcttctaGAGGGGAACGCCTTTGATGTAGGACCCACAAGTGGGGGATGATAGGAGGGCAGCACGAGTATTCTACTttattcatttaatttgatttttttttccttggtggACACACCAAAGCAAGCTCCAAAGATTTTGTTGGACTAATTTGCATTTATGCATACGTCTATCTTAGTCTCTGTCAACATTCAAGAACGATTTTAAAGGTTCACATCTTCCCCTACCACAACGACAAGTTTTGTTATCCCATGTGTTACACAACACACGTGTTACACAACGCAAGTCTTCTTAGATTTAACCAGAAgaacatgaatttttttttttttagtggccACACCAAAGATAGCCAGCTCCAAAGATTTTATTGGACTGATTCATCACTGCCAATATTCAAGAACGATTTAAAAGTTCACATCTTCCACCGACCAAAACGACAATGTATTGatggattcttctctttttaagttttcattttttttttccagaagaTTATCAATATAAGAGAACAACATGTTTCATGGTTCTCCaagaaaattgtattttttgaCTATTATAAGCTCTATCACTCAccaccaaggattaaagtatcggtatcgatcgtcgtatcggtcgaccaaaattaagatacgtatcggagggtatcgtatcgtatcggagatacgctaagatacgctaaagctacgcacataaatggataggaaacacttttttatacacatttgcataaaaaaatagttaaaaaaagttatatataacatgtattatacataaacaataaattgagagtatcgcactaagaatccaaggtttgtaattgtcccataaatgtaaaatccttgttcccaaccttgatttccactttaattagagagaaaaatggttggcagcaactttggaacaaaaacacctcaaaaaattatttttttctaaaaaattacccattttggccattttatgactgtatcggtacgtatcggtcgatacataccaatacgcaccgatacgtaccgatacataccaatacataccgatacgtaccgatacatgtcgaaacgtacatttcacttcaattttgaattttttatagagtatcggtacgtatcggtgagtatcggtgtgtatcggtagtgtatcggtggtgtatcggtgcgtatcggtgtgtatcgtaggatacgtatcgatacataagggttttaaaattttcatgatacgtatcggtatgtatcgtgccgatgcctaccgatacggatacgtatcggctgatacggcacgatacgcaccgatacttaaaaccatgctcacCACCAATCTTTGTGAAAGACAGCCTCGCGGGGTATTGCATTCAAAGTTGGCAGATGGCAAGCTCCCATCATATTGAGGAGACATGTCcatcaacaacaacacaacacaactcagccttatctcaactgAATGGGATCAGCAACATAAatctaatgaaaaaaaaaaaactttcagaCATCCCACTCACGCATCGGCAACCCTTGTCATAGCCTTACAAGTAGCTCTGTTCGataccatacttgggtgaagacttaacttttgcaagTCTTttcttaccaactcatcaatggtcattttgggcctacccctagcccttttagctccatccatttgcatctgatcactcctccatactggGGCATCCGAAGGCCTCCTTTGtacatgcccaaaccatcgtAATTGACATTCTCTAAGCTTATTGTGAATTGGGGTGATTCCTAGATCGGTTCTAACCTgttcatctcaacatcctcatctccccCACATTCAACTTATCTACATTACggttcttgactgcccaacattctgcactaTACATCATAGCTAGTCTTATAACAGTcttatagaatttttccttaagctttGGAGGAATCCGtcaatcacataacactccagatgcacctctccatttcatccatccgactttaattctgtgggaaacatcattatctatctcaccttctttgtttagGGTAGAGCCCAAATATCTGAAGCAGTCACTTTGTGGGATCTCTCttccctcaattttcactccctCACCATCAATCCTCAAtcaactaaagttacacattatATATTccatcttcgttctacttatcttaagacctctcgattccaaagtatgcctccatagttccaacttatcGTTAATTTCTGCCATCATTTTACCAAcaagaacaatatcatctgcaaaaaaatACACCACAGGATCGCCCCCTGAATATccctggttaaatcatctatgatTAGAGTAAATAGATAGGGGCTCAATGCAGATCCTTGATGCAGTCTGATAGTAATTGGGAACTGAGTACCCTGGTCTTTCACTGATCTCACATTGGTCACCACATCAcaatacatgtctttaattatatccacatttACTTGACACTCCTTGCTTCTCTAAAACCATCCAGATTAAATCTCTGGGGACCCTATCATAGGCCTTTCAAGGTCgacaaagaccatatgaagatccctCTTGTAGGTTCTGGATTTTTTCATAAGCCTTCTAAGGAGGTAAATCGCTTCAGTAGTGGATCTCCCAAGTATAAAGCCGAATTGGTTCCCAGAGATATTGGTTTCTCTTCTTATGCGAACCTCAATTATCTTCTCCAAAGTTTCATAGTatggctcataagttttatgcctctctAGTTGTTGCAGTTCTGAATAACgcctttattttttgtagattGGGACGATAACACTTCTTCTCCACTTATCCGGCATCTTTTTCATGTTTATGATCTTGTTAAATATCCTGGCTAACCAAACAAACCCACGTGGTCCCAAGCTCTTTCATACttcaattgggacctcatctggACCAAGAGTCTTCCccaccttcatcttctttaggGATTCAATAACCTCGATCACTCTTATCTTGCGTACATACCTATGGTTCCTGTTGTCAAGTAGAATACTCGAACCACTCCTATTAGGGTTGTGTCCATTAAGTAGGTCACAAAAATATTCATCTCGTCTCTTCTTTATGTCATCAACATTCACAAGCACCCTACCCTCCTCATTCTTAATACAACGAACATGGTCAAGATCTCTGCTCTTCCTTTCTCGAAATTTAGCTATCCTATATATAGCCTTTTCCCCTTCTTTGGTATTTAAATTGCTATAGAAGTCATCATATTTCCTTGCCCTCACTTTCAATCTTTCTTGCCTCATTTCTGGTGGCCTTATATCTCTTTTTATCTTCAGCTTCATAGTTCTTTGCTAAATCttaaaattatctttcttaGTCTTGATTGCAGCTTGAACCTCCAcgtcccaccaccaagtctccctaggaGCCAACTCAGTACCCTTAGACACCCCTAGAACCTCTTTAGAAACTTTCTTAATGCAATCCGTCATTTCATTCCACGTCGTGTTGGCATCCCCATCACACTCTCACTTCCCATGCGTCACCACATTATTTGTAAAAGGAAGGCTTCACTGACTCAcctttcaatctccaccacctaaCTTTAGGGCAAATAAATTAGTAGGTCTGCTTTAATTAAGAGCTTTCAATCCCAAAACTATCCAACTGTGTTCTTTATTCTAATACTCTGTTGTTTGTTTAcacccaagaagaagaaaaaaaagctaGATATTGCTATATGGTCCTATGGCTCTTTACCAATGTAGAGCCAATAAGAATGCATGTTGGAGCACCAACATGGATAGAATTCCCGATTTCATAAGGTGCAGGATAATAATTTCATGCCCTCAAGCGCCCTAGATTCAGATTTTCCTAGTGTAATTTTCTATTTCCTATGTTAAGTTCTTTGAGCTTCTTTCCTAtggatggcaatgccaaaggtgggtcTGAAGTTCTCAGGTTCTCTTCTTGTTTTCCTTTGGTGTAGCCTTTTGGCTTTGTAATTATTTTCattctcattcttttttaatatataaatatatatattctgaTTTCTAGGGAAACAACAAAACCATGATTTGTAGGATCATATTATTTTCTTCAGTATTTCCTTTAGTAGCACAAATCTAGCCATATATATTTGGGATCTGTAGGAGTTCCTAACTCTAGTAGAAATTGAGTAATAAACAGCGTCTCCAATGCGTGGGGCTCCCCCCACTGCAGGGTTTGAGGAAGGTCATAATGTATGTAATTTTACATTTGCTTCATAGGGAGGCTACTTTCCAACTCAAACTCAACTTGGTCTCGTGGTCCCTGCATTGGCACAGAGCCAATGAGAGGACACACAAGGGCATCAATAGGGGTGAATTTCATATTTCACAGGAGTAGGGCCATCATTTACTTCCCCTCTATGTCTCGGTGTAGAGCCACACGAGCATACAACATTATTTAATTTCCCAATATAAATATtttgcaaataaaaaattcaagtcaTCCTACTTGTTACGGCACACAAAAATCAAATCCTTCAATTGGGTCTTCTGTCATGCATCAAGATGCAACCATCTTAGAGTTAGAACTCAATCTGGTCTTGTGGTTAGATTCTATAAATGGTGTTGAAGGAGATCAACATGTTGGCTCCCAATCTGAAAGGAAAATCACACGATAGGTGACCTGATATGTGCAAATAGGCTGAGATTTAGCTCCCTAGGGGTCATCCACAGTTAGGGAATTTTTTTGGTGTGCACCTTTCCCTAGATGGGTGAAGTTATATTGATGGTTATTCCCTCAGGAACCTGGGGAGGGCAGGTGCAGGTGGTACTTTCTTTTAGGGATTGCATGGCTTAGGTTCTAAGCCATTTCAGATCTTTCCTGGGAGTGAACTAATTATGAGGTGGAGCTCCATGCTTTGATGATGGGTCTTATGATGGCTAAGGAGTGTGCCTACCCTAGGAtatggattgagtgtgacttgtctgtggtggtggtgatggtatCAAAGAGGGTGTTTCTGTGGTTTGTCCAAAAATAATGGTCTGCTCTCTAGCAATACTTTCAAGACACATAGTGGAAGATCTCTCATTGTTTCAGGAAAGCTAACCTGATTGTTGATCATTTGGATAAGTCTACTACGAAATTTGAAGTGTCAAGTCCTCTATCTAATGGTGTGGGATAGTATGGGAGATCTCATTCTACATTGTCAGTTCAAAGACCCTTCTCCAAAATTGAAAATTAGTTGACATTCTCAACTTTAAATAattgggaaaaggttctctaagcTGCTGTGATAGGATATGCTAGAACCACTATGctatctttctccttctcatatGAAATGGCCCTGCTATCCTCTAGTGTGCGACACCAATTTATCAGACTCTCCCTTAAATAGAGGGAGGTAGAACTTCAAACTGGATATAAGACTCATCTCTTTACCAAAAGAAGGGCAAGAGAACATTACACACTTGTGCAGTCACTACGCCAGTACGCAGACTAATGGGAGACCATGTAGAGGCATCTTTATCGCATAAGGGGGGACAAAACAATCTTTTCGTGCCCACCTACGTCTAAGCAAAGATACACGCAAGCCGacagctttctttttcccaaaaaatatataagactAATCTAGGGGAACCTTCCCATCCAAAGGTCAATTTGACTATAAAAAATCTAATCTTATATAAAAGGCAAAAAAGTGTGAATGCTAGAGAGACAATCAGATGGAAGGAACATCTTAAATAAGGCATCACTAAAGTCTTTGTGTGGTGAGTCTTGCATAATTATGTGGATGAGGTTTTCCATTTTTAAATGTTACAAAGGGGaacttttttttaggggggtaTTTTCCACTCAGGGAATGGATCAGATTACACTACCCGAAGATCCACACAAACAACAATGAAGGAAGGATTACGACGATCTTGGTAGGCAAAGTTCCACCATCCAAATGTAAGAATAGTAATGGAGATCCTTAGAGATatacactctcaattgggagagagaagagaatagggaggggagagagagagagagagagagagagagagagagagagagctcttgagaTTAGATTAAAAACCTTATGCTTAATGTGGCCAAACTTCTTATTCATAGAGTTTTGGCCTGCTAGAATGAACTTGGTCAAAACCCAATTCGATTAACATCTCCCACTCGTTCACATAGGGTAGACATATTCAGTTATCCTTCCTAGAAGTCTCTCTACTATAGGTGTCTCATCATACAAGAAATGGAGCGTGCGACCTAACGAGATAATATGTAAGGATGAGTACTATATCAATTTTCCATCTAACCAACATATCACATCACTCACAAACAATCTGGGGTACACTAAACAATCCAATTACACAAGATTGATCCTCCGGTGACCTTGTGCTCTACTGCAATGGACTGGATCCTCTCCAGCATGTCAGCCTCCCAGCGTGCACTCGACCGCGACTGGCATGAACCCCAAGTGtcttccaaccattggatgttcATAAAGGAAGGGGGACTAGTGCGCTTTAAAGGATTTGGGTCCCTACCGCAACAGGCTCAATCCAATTGTGCTAGCAGTTGTCCTCTAGATGAGTCCACTTTAATAGTAGATTTTGATAATGTTATGGATGAGGACATTCCTTTTAAGGTCCGTCTTATTAGTAGTATTTTTTGGTAATTACTATCATCCCCCCTATATTTAACCTATATACTCAAAGTCTCCTACTCCCCTCAGAAAAACAAAGTTTcacctttccttttcttttgatattttaAAAACTCCAGTTTACCCTTTGTAAAAGGGAAAGTAAACGAGTTTCTAGGGTTACCTCAATGTAGCTTTCCACTCAAGAAATGGATCGGATTGCACTACGCATCGATCAGCATGAACAACGATGAACGAAGGATTACAGAAACCTCACTAGGAAAAGTTCCACCATTCAATTGTAAGGATAGTAATGGAGATCCTTATAGATATACACtttcaattgggagagacaaaAGAGAATACGGAGGGGAGAGAACTCTTGAGATGGATCTCGATATGGATGCATCTGGGCATCCTAGATCTAGACTTTGCTAGTTTGTTTGTTTGGCTTTGTTTTTGTGGTCGAGAAGTGCGGTTGTCCTgttctgctaatggcaatgccaaaggtggaactTGTGCAATCCCTTCTTGCCCATCTTTTGattacattatttattttttctttttacaattAATGTGGCCAAACTTCTTATTTATAGAGTTTTGGTCTGCTAGGGTTCCTACTCCTAGTGAGTCTATACTTGTCCCAAGTGGGTGACTTACGAATGAACCTGGTCAAAACCCAATTTGATTAACATCACCTACTCGCCCACGCAGGGCAGACATATTCAGTTGTCTTTTCTAGAAGTCTCTCTACTATAAGTGTCTCATCATACAAGAAATGGGGCGTTCAGGGTAGTAGGGCTCAGATCCGGGTCTCTCATCCCCCGTTCAAAAGAAGGTGTTATCGTCGAATTcgggccttctctcctctctcttgatatcctttggggtggataaggaaagtgttgtgtgtgcttctaCAGGCCCCATGCCGTTGTATCACCGCTCAGAAATACGTgaaggcctatttcgcaggtgTACCGAGTTCGTCATAAAGAcggggtttgatgatagtccaatatggggggttgggatcatacaaaaagggtgtAGAGTTGCCACCTATGAttgtgggcctaggacccgagagtaggcccgattcctgagaaaagggcccaaaagttggtttggtccagagatttagggtaagagtcaagctgtagaattgggaaggtgttaggcacccaatctatccggttcaaccggtcttcctaagatgcttaagaatgaacattttacacaattattcctattccacatgcatggctaaattatcaagtatatataaattaaataaaaacaactatttatgtatactaaaacaaggttaattagacatctacattatgcttaattgcggagagagattatacctgaatttgacccctgtttcgggtcaagaggggtgggcccctgattgatACTGAATTTTTTCGTGGATTCTCcaagctcaagggaagatggttttgaactccaactttcggTCTTGGGAGATGCTAATTGTGGCAATCTGCTGACGGAGGTTCGGCTtaggattggttacttttgggcggttgacttcagcagagcttccactagggatgagctacttccgaaaaagttgggttgggatttcCACAGAGTTTCCGCTAGGTTTGGCTAGTTCTGAAAAAAGATTctggtggcactctggtagagcttccactagggatgaggtatgagagggctaggctgaggtggtactccgacaGAGTTTCAGTTGGGAATGGCTGTTTTTAGAAAGAATCCAAGGGTACTCGAGCAGAGCTTCCCTTGGGAAcgattattttatgtaaaaaaaatagattgacctaaaaaatgcattgaagatccccaaagccccaaagaacacttttaagatccgaacagaactccagatcttgacaaagatctcttcgtagactcgaagaaccttaagaggggagggatttctacttttggtaaaaaccaagaacactcaaagaagggaagctaaaaacatactatttttggtaaaaaaatggattgaactaaaaacttggattgaagatctacaagccccaaagaacacttcaaagatcttgGCGAAGATCGCTTTGAAGACTCGAGGAAACTCAAAGGTCAAGGGGAGGTGGAGAGAAGGCAAAACTTCTCTACAAGAATGCTCTTAAGGAGGCTTTGGTGTCTTTTTTCAAgcagagggggtatttatagtctTTTCCAACCAATGAGGTGAGGGCACACAtctttacccagaggataatAGAAGGGCACTCCCCCTATCGCCCAGTGGTATATTTCGAAGtttgaagagattccttcttcacccaaaaaggtgagaagaaattttcttgcaaaccaatggggtgaggacacacattctttaccCAAAGGATTAATAGGAGGTAGCTCTCCCTATTTTTcaatggtataattcaaagtgtgatgggaagtgaagatattatttttgaaagtgaagaagatattttcttgcaaaccaatggggtgaggacacacattctttaccCAGAGGATTAATAGGAGGTAGTTCTCCCTATTGTccaatggtataattcaaagtgtgatgggaaatgaagatattttcttgtttttgaaagtgaagaagatattttcttgtagACAGAATCTTTTCATAAAAACTGGGATTTTAGTAGAAAACTTGACTGTCGGgggaatttttggaaaaaatacgAAATTGTCAAAAAAATCTTTGGAAGTGCCGAAAAAAGTCTACGTGAGTGCCAAAAAGGATCTTTCTCCAAAAACAAGATTCTAGCAGAAAACCCGACTGCTGGTGGGATTTTCTTGGAAAACACAGGAGTGTcgagaaaatatatttttgtccaaaaattcattttttgggaaaatatcaGGGAAAAATCTGCCGGGAAAAAATTTGGGCACCGGGCAGGTCTGTCCAGGGCTGCACAGCCCTAAAAAGGCTCTGTGGCCCTGGGTAGCATTCTGCGGCTCTGCACAGGGCCGGGCCAAGTCGGTCGATGTCGGATTGGGCTGATCGTTTTTTATCAAGGTTTGATCGAGGTTGGTTAGGATTTAAACATGGCGGATTTAGACTGATTGGGAttgattagggttgggttgtgtacaTAGCCGACACCCATGTGTGTGCTTGAGAATGTGCACGCATGGGCATGGTTATGTGGGTATGTGCATGGGTGTACACGGGGTTGTGCACGCAAGGGCAGGGCCACTTTCgggaatgattacgggagatcgtaagtctgattttgatgcactatatatcgttggaatcgtatttctgagtactatctaTTCTTATGGTCATTTTTTACCGGATTTCTTCATATAGagaaagccaaaattggaccctctttcttCCCATATTGGGCTTTTATGGTTTTCGGGTGAGTTGGGGGGCTGTCAGGGTGAGACTACCACAGTCAATTGTATCTCGTCAACTGAAAGTGAAATTTCACATCCATCATCCAAATATCATCATTGTCAGGgaagggtgataaaattgggtgtctacagaatgcccctctttgggcaaagaaaaaaacaatcgCATTTTGtaacccagagcatgtactgttgTCGTCTTGCTCAACAACGATAAAGTTAAGAATGAATAAAGTAATATTTTCTAACTATTCATAGTTTAGAATGATACCTGATTTGCCGATCTTGGATTACCGTTTGTAGGGATTCACGCCATTCCCACAAACAAATAGAGTCGTTACCTATAGGGATTCACAGCATTCCTATAGAAAGTGTTGATATTGAGCCATCATTCACAGGATTCGCACCGTACCTAAAAACGATGTTAGTGCTTGAGATTGATCTGGTTTGGACAATGTCGTTCCAAAAATGTTGTTTACAGAGGTTTGAACCCTCTCTGCGGAAGGGATTTAGCAAATTCACCTTAGTTTCCTTTAACTGGGCTTCCATATACCGGTCTCAGgggatttggtctccaggttgggtctttcgaaccaatctaggctatctggtctctagGTTGAGTCTTTCGAAACAATCTGGGCCATCTGGTCTCCAAGTTGAGTCTTTCGAAACAATCTAGCctatttggtctccaggttgagTCTTTCAAAACAATCTGTgctatctggtctccaagcTGAGTCTTTCGAAACAATCTAGACTATCGGGTCTCCATGCTGAGTCTTTCGAAACAATCTAGGCTATCTGGCTCTTGGTTTGGATGTACAATGAAACTGGACTCATTTGGACATATGCAAATGATTGCTGGTTGCTAGGGCCAGTGAAACAAGGTTGGACAAATTGGGGCCGGTGAAATGATGATTTGGCCATTTGGGGTCAATGTAATGAGATTTGATCACTTGGGGCCGATGAAATAATGCTTACCATGGATTGCTCCGAATATGGTACAAAGGAGAATGTTAATCTTTAACTATCCTTTCCCTACAAGACACAGATACAGTgctttctttttggatttttcttttccctccccgtgtttgttcattttttcttatcttttctttatcttctcttcaTATACTTTGACATTTTTGTGAtgaagaatttcttaattttaagaaaCTTTTCTACATTTTGGTTATTTAGacatgattaattccacaactccaGCATCCATCAGGGCAATTaggaatgtgaaaattcaaatgcCACCATACTTTATTACCAAGTGAAAGCAAGGATTACATGAATACAATTCTCCTACCAAATGGAGGAAAGATGAACTACAATGTGAGGAGACAATTTGCATTTATGTATACGTCTATTTTAGTCTCCATCAACATTCAAGAACGATTTTAAAGGCTCACATCTTCCACCATCAAAACGACAAGTTTTGTTATCCCATGTGTTACACAACGCACATGTGTTACACAACGCAAGTCCTCTTAGATTTAACCAGAAgagcatgaattttttttttttggtggccACACCAAAGATAGCCAGCTCCAAAGATTTTATTGGACTGATTCATCTCTGCCAATATTCAAGAACGATTTAAAAGTTCACATCTTCCACCTACCAAAACGACAATGTATTGATGGATTCTACTCTAagttctcatattttttttcagaagGTTATCAATTAAAGATATATATGAGAGCCACATGTTTTGTGGTTCTCCAAGAAAATTATAGCTTTTGACTATTATAAGCTCTATCACTCACCACCGATCTTTGTGAAAGACTGCCTCGTGGGATTTTGCATAAGGTTTTAATCAAGGAGATGGCAAGCTAACAACTTTCAAATAGTATTTGAGAAAGGTACAAATTGTGGGTCCACCTAATTGGATCCAATTGATGAGATGGCCCCCACCAAAAGATAGTAAGCTCCTTGGTTTTTTTCCAACATGTCACTAATGCTCAACTTTCTTGGATTGGTACCATTCGTGCTTTTGCAGCCAAAGGTATTACTCACTTAGATGGCAAGCTCCCCACTTTGAAAACGGATCAGCTGCTCATACAAGTTAGAATTCACTAcctgttcttttttattttt
It includes:
- the LOC122085542 gene encoding UPF0481 protein At3g47200-like is translated as MTRSESSSINIEHLREKLLLTSNPSSLPTSCIFRVDKRIRKLNEDAYTPDTVSIGPYHRDAVRENLQMQDMEDVKWRYVKALLDRTSETPSLESYVKALKELQTDPRKCYSEPINSLNNKEENFLEMMLIDGLFIIELFRKCSHVVEVDDNDPIFNSKLRRTRIVRDLVLLENQIPMSVLEKLFGLSKCPKCDTFSLIELALNFFADLNGVKKYPQITNNTHKHLLDLLSCTLLDGAPTEQDSSTEALVSLPCATELRRSGINFKASRNYKLLEINFDKGEFEIPTLCVDDYTDCFFRNLIAYEQQSFEGRHHITSYALLMDHLINTADDVALLIRRGIIKNHLGDNGEVSSLFNNLCREISIDNKFCYNTRCKNLNDYYNWHCHKWIANFKRKYCSSPWAILSVLAAILLLFLTICSTVLSALPFFGVEEFIYMLDNGQQAIGSIVGGINATSSPRFARVLGHHF